Proteins from a genomic interval of Oceanispirochaeta crateris:
- a CDS encoding NCS2 family permease, producing MEKFFKLKENGTTVRTEVLAGMTTFLTMAYILIVNPLILSDAGMDFGAVFTATALSAGIATLVMALIAKLPFALAPGMGLNAFFAYAVCLGMGYSWQFALTAVFLEGIIFIILTFLNVREAIINCIPSNIKKAISVGIGLFIAFIGLQNAKMIVNNDATLVGLGSISSPEFTLAVIGLVITAILLAFKVKGALLIGIIAGTLAGFPLGLTSAPSGSWTPPSLAPILFKFDFSQVFSLDMFIVLFTFLMVDMFDTVGTLIGVSTKAGLLTKDGKIPRVKQALLADAIGTTVGACLGTSTVTTYVESAAGVEEGGKTGLTALTAAILFFAALFLSPLFLMIPGAATAPALILVGLFMITPVKDIELHDMTEALPAFLTIFMMPLAYSISEGIVFGILSYVILKVCTGKSKDIPLLTYIIAAIFLLKFFI from the coding sequence ATGGAAAAATTTTTCAAGTTGAAAGAGAATGGAACCACTGTAAGAACAGAAGTACTGGCAGGAATGACAACCTTTTTGACTATGGCTTACATCCTGATCGTTAACCCTCTGATTTTGTCAGATGCAGGGATGGATTTTGGTGCTGTATTTACAGCTACGGCCCTCTCTGCTGGTATTGCGACACTGGTTATGGCTCTTATTGCCAAACTCCCCTTTGCCCTCGCTCCAGGGATGGGACTCAACGCTTTCTTTGCATATGCAGTATGTCTGGGAATGGGATATTCATGGCAGTTTGCTCTGACCGCCGTATTCCTCGAAGGTATCATCTTCATCATCCTGACATTTCTCAATGTGCGGGAAGCCATCATTAACTGTATACCCAGCAATATCAAGAAAGCTATATCTGTAGGTATTGGTCTTTTTATAGCGTTTATTGGTTTGCAGAATGCCAAAATGATTGTCAACAATGATGCAACTCTCGTCGGTCTAGGATCTATCTCCAGTCCTGAGTTTACTCTGGCTGTCATTGGTCTAGTCATAACAGCCATCCTTTTGGCGTTTAAAGTCAAGGGAGCGCTGCTTATCGGAATCATCGCAGGAACCCTCGCGGGTTTTCCTCTGGGACTGACTTCAGCCCCCTCTGGAAGCTGGACACCTCCTTCATTGGCACCCATCCTCTTCAAGTTTGACTTTTCTCAGGTATTCTCACTGGATATGTTCATTGTTCTGTTTACTTTTCTTATGGTAGATATGTTCGATACAGTAGGAACCCTGATTGGTGTGTCTACAAAAGCCGGTCTTTTGACTAAGGATGGCAAGATTCCCAGAGTTAAGCAGGCACTTCTCGCAGATGCCATTGGTACAACCGTTGGAGCCTGCCTCGGAACGAGTACAGTTACGACTTATGTAGAATCTGCTGCCGGAGTCGAAGAAGGTGGAAAAACTGGTCTTACCGCCCTTACTGCGGCCATTCTTTTCTTCGCAGCTCTTTTTCTATCTCCTCTCTTCCTGATGATCCCCGGTGCCGCTACAGCTCCTGCCCTTATTCTGGTTGGTCTGTTTATGATCACTCCTGTTAAGGACATAGAACTCCACGACATGACAGAAGCTCTCCCGGCATTCCTGACTATATTCATGATGCCTCTTGCCTATAGTATTTCTGAAGGGATTGTATTTGGTATACTCTCTTATGTCATCCTCAAAGTATGCACAGGAAAATCAAAAGACATCCCCTTACTGACATATATCATCGCCGCTATTTTCCTCTTAAAGTTCTTTATCTAA
- the ade gene encoding adenine deaminase, with protein sequence MDLKNFIDAAVGRKKADIVFRNGKIINVFTGEIIENTLAVKDGKILGYGAYEGVVEIDVKGAYLSPGFIDAHVHIESSLTTPEHFASLVVPRGTTTVVADPHEIANVAGLEGIRYMLDASEGLPLECLFMLPSCVPATPFENSGAKLSASDLVKLAGEPRVLGLGEMMDYPSLIEGDPAVLEKMQMALDRNMPIDGHAPMVDRKELNAYIGAGVGTDHECSTPEEMRSRLRRGMYVLIREGSAARNLKNLIHGVKLYNLRRCAFCTDDKQPEDILKDGHINYNIREAIDLGMDPVWAVQMATLNPAECYHLKGKGALAPGYDADIVILDDLKSIHVQQVYKKGVLVAEDEKALFSQPSRVTDAVVNTVKVRKIRAEDFSLPMETDVARVIRILPHSLVTENAVRKIERDENGLFKIHPDLDILKIAVIERHGGKGTIGLGLVENYRLKGGAIASSIGHDSHNLIVVGDRDEDMALAVNSLAASGGGISVVANGELVGLLPLPIGGLMSDKPAEEVSASLKDLLNTAVHTLGVNKEVDPFMTLAFMALPVIPELKLTDEGLFDVLKFEFVDLCIK encoded by the coding sequence ATGGATTTAAAAAATTTTATTGATGCGGCGGTTGGCCGTAAAAAGGCAGATATTGTCTTTCGAAACGGTAAAATCATTAATGTATTCACTGGAGAAATCATTGAGAATACTCTGGCTGTCAAGGATGGAAAAATACTGGGATACGGCGCCTATGAGGGTGTGGTTGAGATCGATGTAAAGGGAGCCTATCTCTCTCCTGGATTCATTGATGCTCATGTTCATATTGAATCATCTCTGACAACTCCCGAGCACTTTGCTTCTCTGGTTGTTCCCCGTGGTACAACCACAGTCGTGGCTGATCCTCATGAGATTGCCAATGTGGCAGGATTGGAGGGCATACGTTATATGCTGGATGCCTCCGAAGGTCTCCCTCTGGAGTGCCTCTTCATGTTGCCGTCCTGTGTTCCCGCCACTCCTTTTGAAAATTCAGGAGCAAAATTGTCGGCCTCTGACCTCGTCAAGTTGGCAGGAGAACCCCGAGTCCTGGGTTTAGGAGAAATGATGGACTATCCATCGCTTATTGAAGGTGATCCCGCCGTTCTTGAGAAAATGCAGATGGCCTTGGATCGGAATATGCCTATAGACGGGCACGCGCCAATGGTAGACCGGAAGGAACTGAATGCCTATATCGGAGCAGGAGTGGGAACCGATCATGAATGTTCTACCCCGGAAGAAATGCGGTCCCGCCTCAGGCGGGGTATGTATGTTCTGATTCGAGAAGGTTCTGCTGCCAGAAATCTTAAAAACCTAATACATGGTGTCAAGTTATATAATCTCAGGCGGTGTGCTTTTTGTACTGACGATAAACAACCTGAAGATATATTGAAAGACGGGCATATCAACTACAACATTCGTGAGGCAATAGACCTTGGAATGGACCCCGTCTGGGCCGTGCAGATGGCGACCCTCAATCCGGCGGAGTGTTATCATCTTAAAGGCAAGGGAGCTCTGGCTCCTGGATACGATGCGGATATCGTTATATTGGATGATCTTAAGTCCATTCATGTTCAGCAGGTGTACAAGAAAGGTGTGCTTGTAGCCGAAGATGAAAAAGCCCTTTTTTCCCAGCCTTCCAGGGTGACAGACGCAGTGGTCAACACCGTTAAGGTTCGCAAGATTAGGGCTGAGGATTTTTCTCTTCCCATGGAAACCGATGTAGCCAGGGTGATCCGCATTCTCCCTCATTCTCTGGTGACTGAGAATGCCGTGAGGAAGATTGAACGGGACGAAAATGGCCTTTTCAAAATACACCCAGACCTGGATATTCTAAAGATAGCCGTTATTGAACGACATGGAGGAAAGGGAACCATTGGACTGGGGCTTGTCGAAAACTACCGTTTGAAAGGCGGGGCGATTGCATCTTCCATTGGGCACGATTCTCATAACCTGATCGTCGTTGGAGATCGTGATGAAGACATGGCCCTGGCTGTGAATTCCCTCGCGGCTTCAGGTGGAGGTATTTCTGTTGTTGCCAATGGAGAACTGGTGGGACTGTTGCCGCTGCCTATTGGCGGGTTGATGTCGGATAAACCGGCCGAAGAAGTCAGTGCCTCATTAAAAGATCTCCTGAATACGGCTGTTCATACCCTGGGTGTCAATAAGGAAGTGGATCCCTTCATGACTTTGGCTTTCATGGCACTGCCTGTCATCCCCGAGCTGAAGCTCACGGATGAAGGCCTTTTTGATGTACTGAAATTTGAATTTGTTGATCTTTGTATCAAATAA
- a CDS encoding Gfo/Idh/MocA family protein: MTSKNDVHCAIAGLGRIGVSLESDPLREKPASHMGAIDYNRTAQLVAGSDPDENKRIAFKSLLPDCAVYANTELMVEEIKPHILHIASITDSHIPILKMALSAGVPMVVCEKPLSNSLEEARALLPLIDSSDSVVLVNHERRFSRDYREVRGLIRDKAFGELLSINARLYMGKTRPVSQILYHDGTHMLDILRFLTDENLEILHSEGEPYRKGGQLIVLARGGSVPIVLDVSGGRDHLVFELDLSFEKGRIRIGNGVYELWSSQESPYYTGFRSLSCTSSGWKGRTAYFSSMMNHAIELLNNPGRKCESSYGDGLKVLELIDEILGAYPQEQNQDSSLEKTPSSSVV; the protein is encoded by the coding sequence ATGACAAGCAAGAATGATGTTCACTGTGCTATTGCCGGATTAGGACGCATCGGCGTTTCCCTTGAATCAGATCCCTTGAGAGAAAAGCCTGCCAGTCATATGGGAGCCATAGATTACAATCGAACAGCACAATTGGTCGCAGGATCAGATCCGGACGAAAACAAGCGGATAGCCTTCAAGAGCCTTCTGCCCGATTGTGCCGTTTATGCCAATACCGAATTGATGGTAGAAGAAATAAAGCCGCATATCCTTCACATTGCATCTATCACAGATAGCCATATACCAATTCTTAAAATGGCACTCTCTGCAGGAGTTCCTATGGTTGTTTGTGAGAAACCGCTGTCCAACTCTCTGGAAGAGGCCAGGGCTCTGCTGCCCCTTATAGATTCATCAGACTCGGTTGTTCTGGTCAACCATGAGAGGCGTTTTTCAAGAGATTACCGGGAAGTCCGCGGTTTGATCCGGGATAAGGCTTTCGGAGAGCTTTTAAGCATTAATGCCCGTCTCTATATGGGAAAAACAAGACCGGTTTCGCAAATCCTCTATCATGACGGCACGCACATGTTGGATATCCTTCGATTTTTGACCGATGAGAACCTTGAAATCCTTCATAGCGAGGGAGAACCATACCGAAAGGGGGGGCAGTTGATCGTCCTGGCCCGGGGAGGAAGCGTTCCTATCGTATTGGATGTGTCGGGAGGACGGGATCATCTTGTTTTCGAACTGGATCTGAGTTTTGAAAAAGGGCGGATCAGAATCGGTAATGGTGTGTATGAGTTATGGTCTTCACAGGAGTCCCCTTATTACACGGGTTTCCGTTCTTTGAGCTGTACGTCTTCCGGTTGGAAGGGACGAACCGCTTATTTCTCATCCATGATGAATCATGCCATTGAGTTACTGAATAATCCCGGAAGAAAATGCGAATCTTCTTACGGGGATGGGCTTAAGGTTTTGGAGCTGATTGATGAGATCCTAGGGGCTTATCCCCAGGAGCAAAATCAGGATTCATCCTTGGAAAAAACTCCCAGTTCCTCCGTTGTATAG
- a CDS encoding TetR/AcrR family transcriptional regulator: MPKIIDHDKRKQEILKRAFVIFAQKGYQDTNLSYIADRCGISRPTLYLYFKDKEEIFYYAVKQMTEGMFRDYKDLFTDDGQSEMIKLKFICRDIIEKCYRKRDFFSCLADFLFQMKRQGKDYSRDIEKRTVGLIYLFSKLIRQGIQKGEFRKVPAKETAYQLFSLIEAFAFQIAMIEKFEPEGAVEVTISYLDSLSVACV; encoded by the coding sequence ATGCCTAAGATTATTGATCATGATAAAAGAAAACAGGAAATTCTTAAACGGGCTTTCGTCATATTTGCTCAGAAAGGTTACCAGGATACAAACCTTTCTTACATTGCGGATCGCTGCGGGATTTCCAGGCCGACGCTCTACCTCTACTTTAAGGATAAGGAAGAAATCTTTTATTATGCCGTGAAGCAGATGACCGAAGGAATGTTCCGGGACTACAAGGATCTTTTTACGGATGATGGTCAGAGTGAGATGATCAAACTAAAATTCATTTGCAGAGACATCATTGAAAAGTGTTATAGAAAGAGAGACTTTTTTTCTTGTCTGGCGGATTTTCTATTTCAGATGAAGAGACAGGGAAAAGACTATTCCAGAGATATCGAGAAAAGAACGGTAGGTTTGATCTATCTTTTTTCAAAGTTGATACGACAGGGCATTCAGAAGGGGGAATTCCGAAAAGTTCCCGCCAAAGAGACGGCATACCAGTTGTTCAGTCTTATTGAAGCCTTCGCTTTTCAGATTGCCATGATAGAAAAATTCGAACCAGAAGGAGCGGTTGAGGTAACCATCTCTTATCTGGATAGTCTTTCGGTTGCCTGCGTTTAA
- the ndk gene encoding nucleoside-diphosphate kinase, whose product MTWERTFVLVKPDGVKRGLIGQILHRYERAGLVLVGAKLISTSRERAEKHYEEHKGKSFFEPLVDLLLSGPSMALALEGAHAIEVIRKINGDTEPRTAQPGTIRGDFAHMGYTRSPELKGVINNLVHASDSPESALRELTLWFDEADFVEPYPTCLEGMI is encoded by the coding sequence ATGACATGGGAAAGAACTTTCGTACTTGTAAAACCCGACGGAGTCAAACGGGGACTCATAGGACAGATCCTGCATCGCTATGAACGTGCCGGTTTGGTACTGGTGGGTGCAAAACTCATCTCCACATCTCGGGAAAGAGCTGAGAAACACTATGAAGAGCATAAAGGTAAGAGTTTTTTTGAACCTTTAGTAGATTTGCTTCTATCGGGACCTTCAATGGCTCTTGCCTTAGAAGGCGCTCATGCCATAGAGGTTATCCGTAAAATAAATGGAGACACCGAACCCAGAACAGCTCAGCCCGGTACAATCCGCGGTGACTTTGCCCATATGGGCTACACCAGGAGTCCCGAACTGAAAGGCGTCATCAACAACCTCGTTCATGCTTCGGATTCTCCTGAAAGCGCCCTCAGGGAATTGACACTCTGGTTTGATGAGGCCGATTTCGTGGAACCTTATCCAACCTGTCTGGAAGGAATGATTTAA
- a CDS encoding DMT family transporter → MDKKNWLLLLLLSILWGGSYFFVAIALTGLPIFTIVFLRVFNGAALLVLFIFLTGRKLPGNGRTWLTLFIMGFFNNAIPFTMIVSGQQYVSSGFASILIAITPFLTVITAHLLTKDEKISSGKIVGIFLGILGVFILIGFESMQWGSKELLGSIFVLTATVSYSIASVWGKKFKSLNMDPVATAAGQLICSSLILLPLMLISDKPWQLPLPNIEVWGAIAGIALFSTAVAYIVYFQILRNSGATNVMLVTFLIPIIAVIMGVIFLSENFKIQYLYGMIMIGLGLVAIDGRLFQKIKGDNQVGS, encoded by the coding sequence ATGGACAAAAAAAACTGGCTGCTCCTCTTGCTCCTCTCCATCCTTTGGGGAGGGTCCTATTTCTTTGTCGCCATAGCCCTCACCGGACTGCCTATATTTACGATCGTCTTCCTCAGAGTATTCAATGGTGCAGCCCTTCTTGTTCTGTTCATTTTCCTAACAGGTAGAAAGCTTCCCGGAAATGGAAGAACATGGCTCACCCTCTTTATCATGGGATTCTTCAACAATGCCATCCCCTTCACCATGATTGTGAGCGGCCAACAGTATGTCAGCAGTGGTTTTGCCTCCATCCTGATTGCCATCACACCATTCTTAACAGTGATCACAGCCCATCTCCTAACAAAAGATGAAAAGATTTCCAGCGGGAAAATTGTAGGTATTTTTTTAGGAATACTGGGAGTCTTCATACTCATTGGCTTTGAGTCCATGCAATGGGGATCAAAGGAACTCCTGGGTAGTATTTTTGTTCTCACAGCAACCGTATCCTATTCGATTGCCAGTGTCTGGGGAAAAAAGTTTAAATCTTTAAATATGGATCCCGTTGCTACGGCAGCCGGTCAGTTGATCTGTTCGTCCTTAATTCTGCTGCCCCTCATGCTGATCAGTGACAAACCATGGCAGCTCCCCCTCCCCAACATTGAAGTTTGGGGTGCAATTGCGGGGATTGCTCTGTTTTCTACGGCTGTGGCATACATTGTGTATTTTCAAATACTCAGGAATTCCGGTGCTACCAATGTTATGTTAGTCACATTTCTAATTCCTATCATTGCCGTGATAATGGGCGTTATATTTTTATCTGAGAATTTCAAGATCCAATACCTTTACGGCATGATTATGATCGGCCTGGGTCTGGTCGCCATTGATGGACGCCTGTTTCAGAAAATAAAGGGTGACAACCAGGTCGGATCTTAA
- a CDS encoding YjjG family noncanonical pyrimidine nucleotidase, producing MALVFDTRAFFTQGELMSTRAIFFDADGTLLDFNKAEKEALIKLNKWMSTGHSLSDFTRTYHEVNTKMWMELEEGQITAEELKTQRFYRFAKIMNSNRDAQELSDFYLAALGEGHFYLKDAPELLHTLGNRYPLVMVTNGLSLVQQARFKALEFDKIFHKILISEEVGSAKPETEMFKRGAEAIGMPLGSEILMVGDSLTSDIAGGIAAGISTCWFNPDRWENASPFKPDYEISNLMELLEVLES from the coding sequence ATGGCCCTGGTATTTGACACCAGGGCCTTTTTTACGCAAGGGGAACTCATGAGTACAAGGGCCATTTTCTTTGATGCCGACGGCACTCTTCTCGATTTCAATAAGGCCGAAAAGGAAGCTTTGATCAAACTCAATAAATGGATGTCTACCGGTCATTCCTTAAGTGACTTCACACGGACATATCATGAAGTAAATACAAAGATGTGGATGGAATTGGAAGAAGGCCAGATCACTGCGGAAGAGTTGAAAACCCAACGGTTTTACCGCTTTGCCAAGATCATGAATTCGAATCGGGATGCACAGGAACTCTCTGACTTCTATTTGGCAGCTCTGGGTGAAGGTCATTTCTACCTGAAGGATGCACCAGAGCTCCTGCACACCTTAGGCAACCGTTACCCCCTGGTTATGGTAACAAACGGACTCAGCCTTGTTCAGCAAGCCAGATTCAAGGCACTTGAATTCGATAAGATATTTCATAAAATTCTGATTTCTGAAGAAGTAGGATCGGCAAAACCAGAGACTGAGATGTTCAAACGGGGGGCAGAAGCCATCGGAATGCCTCTTGGTTCTGAGATTCTCATGGTGGGGGACAGCCTGACCTCGGATATAGCCGGCGGTATAGCCGCGGGAATCAGCACTTGCTGGTTTAATCCTGATAGATGGGAGAACGCGTCTCCTTTTAAACCGGATTATGAGATTTCTAATTTGATGGAGCTTTTAGAGGTTCTGGAATCTTAA